The Fragaria vesca subsp. vesca linkage group LG2, FraVesHawaii_1.0, whole genome shotgun sequence genome includes a window with the following:
- the LOC101292469 gene encoding purple acid phosphatase 2-like encodes MGLASASVSSMLAVFLALGLVLNLGVVCNGGKTSTFVRKVEKSVDMPFDSDVFKAPHGYNAPQQVHITQGDQLGKAVIVSWVTVDEPGSSKVIYWSAKSKKKIAVGKFNTYKYSDYSSPYIHHVTIRNLKYNTKYYYEVGIGHTTRKFWFVTPPPVGPDVPYTFGLIGDLGQTFDSNKTVTHYELNPQKGQALLFLGDLSYADHYPKHDNNRWDSWGRFVERITAYQPWIWTAGNHELDFEPKIGETKPWKPFTNRYRTPFKASGSTAPFWYSIKRASAHIIVLSSYSAYGKYTPQYSWLEEELPKVNRTETPWLIVLLHSPWYNSYNYHYMEGETMRVMYEAWFVKYKVDVVFAGHVHAYERTERISNIAYNIVNGICVPVKDQSAPVYITIGDGGNIEGLATNMTEPQPAYSAFREASFGHATFGIKNRTHAYYSWHRNQDGYAVEADSMWFFNRYYHPVDDSTSAQS; translated from the exons ATGGGTTTGGCTTCTGCTTCCGTCTCTTCAATGCTAGCTGTTTTTCTGGCGTTGGGTTTAGTTTTGAATTTGGGGGTGGTCTGTAATGGAGGAAAGACCAGCACTTTTGTGAGGAAAGTGGAGAAATCTGTGGATATGCCCTTTGACAGCGATGTCTTCAAAGCGCCTCATGGCTATAATGCTCCCCAACAA GTTCATATTACACAAGGAGACCAGCTGGGGAAGGCAGTGATTGTATCATGGGTGACTGTGGACGAACCAGGTTCCAGCAAAGTGATTTATTGGAGCGCAAAGAGCAAGAAAAAGATAGCTGTGGGGAAATTTAACACCTATAAGTACTCAGATTACAGCTCTCCTTACATTCATCATGTAACAATCAGAAATTTAAAG TACAATACCAAATATTACTATGAGGTTGGAATTGGACACACAACGCGGAAGTTCTGGTTTGTAACTCCTCCGCCAGTTGGGCCAGATGTTCCTTACACTTTTGGTCTAATAG GGGATCTGGGCCAGACATTTGATTCAAATAAGACAGTCACTCATTATGAATTAAACCCACAAAAAGGACAAGCATTATTGTTTCTTGGTGACCTCTCTTATGCTGATCACTATCCCAAGCATGATAATAACAGATGGGATTCGTGGGGAAGATTTGTGGAGAGAATTACTGCTTATCAACCTTGGATATGGACTGCAGGGAATCATGAACTTGATTTTGAACCAAAAATT GGTGAAACTAAACCATGGAAGCCTTTCACTAACCGGTATCGTACCCCATTTAAGGCATCAGGGAGTACTGCCCCTTTTTGGTACTCTATCAAGAGAGCTTCGGCACACATTATTGTCTTATCTTCATATTCAGCATATG GTAAATACACTCCTCAGTACTCATGGCTGGAGGAGGAGCTACCAAAAGTTAACAGGACTGAGACCCCATGGCTGATTGTTTTACTACACTCCCCATGGTATAATAGCTACAATTACCACTACATGGAAGGAGAGACCATGAGAGTGATGTATGAGGCTTGGTTTGTGAAGTACAAAGTTGACGTGGTATTTGCTGGTCATGTCCATGCTTATGAACGAACT GAGCGTATTTCCAACATTGCATATAACATTGTGAACGGTATTTGTGTCCCCGTGAAAGATCAGTCTGCACCTGTGTACATCACCATTGGTGATGGAGGAAATATTGAAGGCTTAGCTACCAA TATGACAGAACCACAGCCAGCATACTCGGCTTTTAGAGAGGCTAGTTTCGGTCATGCCACATTTGGCATCAAGAACAGAACCCATGCTTACTACAGTTGGCACCGTAACCAAGATGGGTATGCAGTGGAAGCCGACTCTATGTGGTTTTTCAACAGATACTACCATCCTGTTGATGATTCTACAAGTGCTCAATCATGA
- the LOC101293738 gene encoding vacuolar proton ATPase a3-like, whose protein sequence is MGGCCPPMDLFRSEPMQLVQIIIPIESAHLTVSYLGDLGLLQFKDLNTEKSPFQRTYATQIKRSGEMARKLRFFKDQMLKSGLPPPKATRQADLNLDDLEVKLGELEAELIEINANSEKLQRSYNELVEYKLVLQKAGEFFHSAESSARLQQREESRHIGDDALDTPLLDQESSTDPSKQVKLGFLTGLVPRGKCLAFERILFRATRGNVFLRQAVVENPVTDPVTGEKIEKNVFVVFYSGERAKNKILKICDAFGANRYPFTEDLSKQAQTINEVMGKLSELKTTIDIGVLHRGSLLQTIGEHYEQWNHLVKKEKAIHHTLNMLSLDVTKKCLVGEGWSPIFASKQIQEALQRAAFDSNSQVGAIFQVLHTTEAPPTYFRTNKFTSSFQEIVDAYGVAKYQEANPAVYTIITFPFLFAVMFGDWGHGLCLLLATLYLIVRERKFSNEKLGDIMEMAFGGRYVILLMSIFSIYTGFIYNEFFSVPFELFGRSAYACRDLSCRDATTAGLIKVGPTYPFGLDPVWHGSRSELPFLNSLKMKMSILLGVVQMNLGIVISYFNAKFFQNGLNVWFQFIPQLIFLNSLFGYLSVLIVMKWWTGSKVDLYHVMIYMFLSPTDELGENQLFSGQKTVQLVLLGLALVAVPWMLIPKPFLMKKQHEARHQGQSYALLENTEESLQVNSNHDGHGHEEFEFSEVFVHQLIHTIEFVLGAVSNTASYLRLWALSLAHSELSSVFYDKVLLMAFGFNNWLIRIVGILVFVFATVGVLLLMETLSAFLHALRLHWVEFQNKFYEGDGYKFYPFSFVLHDDEDE, encoded by the exons CTGAATACAGAGAAGAGCCCGTTTCAGAGGACTTATGCTACTCAG ATTAAAAGATCTGGTGAGATGGCACGTAAATTACGTTTCTTCAAGGATCAAATGTTAAAGTCTGGTCTTCCTCCTCCGAAGGCTACAAGACAAGCGGACCTCAATTTAGATGATCTGGAG GTAAAACTTGGTGAGCTCGAGGCTGAGCTGATTGAAATTAATGCAAATAGTGAAAAGTTGCAGCGTTCATATAATGAACTTGTAGAATATAAGCTCGTCCTGCAAAAG GCTGGTGAGTTTTTTCATTCAGCTGAAAGCAGTGCGAGGTTGCAGCAGAGAGAGGAATCCCGTCATATTGGTGATGACGCCCTGGATACGCCGTTATTGGACCAA GAATCATCTACTGATCCATCAAAGCAAGTCAAGTTGGGGTTTCTCACTGGTCTTGTTCCAAGGGGAAAGTGTTTGGCATTTGAGAGGATTCTATTTCGAGCTACTAGGGGAAATGTTTTTCTAAGGCAGGCTGTTGTTGAGAATCCTGTTACAGATCCTGTGACAGGAGAAAAG ATTGAGAAAAATGTTTTTGTGGTATTCTACTCTGGAGAAAGAGCAAAGAACAAGATTCTTAAAATTTGTGATGCTTTTGGAGCCAATCGTTACCCTTTTACTGAGGACCTAAGTAAACAAGCTCAAACCATTAATGAG GTTATGGGTAAACTTTCTGAGCTAAAGACTACTATAGATATTGGAGTTTTACACCGGGGAAGTTTGTTGCAGACTATTGGCGAACATTATGAGCAATGGAATCATTTG GTGAAGAAGGAGAAAGCCATACACCACACTCTTAATATGCTTAGCCTTGATGTAACAAAAAAATGTCTTGTGGGTGAGGGTTGGAGTCCTATTTTTGCATCGAAGCAG ATCCAGGAGGCATTGCAGCGGGCAGCCTTTGACTCCAACTCTCAAGTTGGAGCTATCTTCCAGGTTCTGCATACAACAGAAGCACCGCCAACATATTTCCGCACAAACAAGTTCACTTCTTCATTTCAAGAAATTGTTGATGCATATGG TGTGGCCAAGTATCAAGAAGCAAATCCTGCTGTATATACTATCATCACATTTCCATTTCTTTTTGCTGTCATGTTTGGTGATTGGGGACATGGACTATGTTTGCTTCTTGCAACATTATATTTGATAGTCAGGGAAAGGAAGTTTTCTAATGAG AAACTTGGAGATATCATGGAGATGGCTTTTGGTGGCCGTTATGTTATTCTACTGATGTCAATTTTCTCAATCTACACTGGTTTCATCTATAATGAGTTCTTCTCTGTCCCATTTGAACTATTTGGTCGCTCAGCATATGCATGCCGTGATCTTTCTTGCCG AGATGCTACTACTGCTGGCTTAATTAAGGTGGGGCCCACATACCCATTTGGCCTGGATCCTGTATGGCATGGATCTCGTAGTGAGCTGCCATTCTTAAACTCGTTGAAGATGAAAATGTCAATTCTTCTTGGGGTGGTCCAAATGAACCTTGGAATTGTGATAAGTTATTTCAATGCAAAGTTCTTTCAAAATGGTCTGAACGTTTG GTTCCAGTTTATCCCTCAGCTGATATTCTTAAACAGTCTATTTGGATACCTGTCTGTTCTGATTGTTATGAAGTGGTGGACTGGTTCAAAAGTTGATCTATACCATGTAATGATATATATGTTCCTAAGTCCTACTGATGAGCTAGGTGAAAATCAGCTTTTCAGTGGTCAGAAGACAGTTCAG TTAGTGCTATTAGGGTTGGCTCTTGTAGCTGTACCATGGATGCTGATTCCAAAGCCTTTCCTCATGAAAAAGCAACATGAAGCT CGGCACCAAGGCCAATCATATGCTTTACTTGAGAACACAGAGGAGAGTTTGCAAGTGAATTCAAACCATGATGGCCATGGTCATGAGGAGTTTGAATTTAGTGAAGTTTTCGTACATCAACTCATACACACAATAGAGTTTGTACTTGGAGCGGTCTCAAATACAGCTTCTTATCTTCGACTATGGGCCCTAAG TCTTGCTCATTCAGAATTATCCAGTGTGTTCTACGACAAGGTTCTCCTGATGGCTTTTGG GTTCAACAACTGGCTTATACGCATTGTGGGCATCCTTGTCTTTGTTTTCGCGACTGTTGGTGTTTTGCTACTGATGGAAACTCTCAGTGCTTTCCTTCATGCTTTGCGTCTTCACTGGGTGGAATTCCAAAACAAGTTCTATGAGGGAGATGGTTACAAGTTCTATCCATTCTCATTTGTGTTGCATGACGATGAAGATGAGTGA
- the LOC101292756 gene encoding uncharacterized protein LOC101292756 isoform 1, producing the protein MQKQVNGGVSPDRCTMFELTHVNNSGKPQDPKSKQAIASMKSKIEKMKSTKRASQLPNDLNNFEINDVYAIVLGKERRGAIRGFGIGVRPDQVPGVRMKTGSLQPSVSYIQPSFEQIMNDLDNVYIP; encoded by the exons ATGCAGAAACAAGTAAATGGAGGTGTAAGCCCAGATCGTTGCACAATGTTTGAGCTTACCCATGTCAACAACTCGGGAAAACCTCAGGATCCAAAATCTAAACAAGCTATT GCATCAATGAAGAGCAAGATTGAAAAGATGAAGTCTACCAAGAGGGCATCTCAACTTCCGAATGATCTTAATAATTTTGAAATTAATGATGTATATGCAATTGTGCTTGGAAAAGAGAGGCGCGGAGCGATACGAGGATTTGGCATTGGAGTTAGACCAGACCAAGTTCCTGGTGTACGAATGAAGACTGGTTCTCTTCAACCATCGGTGAGCTATATTCAACCTTCATTTGAGCAGATTATGAATGACTTGGATAATGTTTACATACCTTAA
- the LOC101292756 gene encoding uncharacterized protein LOC101292756 isoform 3: MFELTHVNNSGKPQDPKSKQAIASMKSKIEKMKSTKRASQLPNDLNNFEINDVYAIVLGKERRGAIRGFGIGVRPDQVPGVRMKTGSLQPSVSYIQPSFEQIMNDLDNVYIP; encoded by the exons ATGTTTGAGCTTACCCATGTCAACAACTCGGGAAAACCTCAGGATCCAAAATCTAAACAAGCTATT GCATCAATGAAGAGCAAGATTGAAAAGATGAAGTCTACCAAGAGGGCATCTCAACTTCCGAATGATCTTAATAATTTTGAAATTAATGATGTATATGCAATTGTGCTTGGAAAAGAGAGGCGCGGAGCGATACGAGGATTTGGCATTGGAGTTAGACCAGACCAAGTTCCTGGTGTACGAATGAAGACTGGTTCTCTTCAACCATCGGTGAGCTATATTCAACCTTCATTTGAGCAGATTATGAATGACTTGGATAATGTTTACATACCTTAA
- the LOC101292173 gene encoding uncharacterized protein LOC101292173: protein MVKPNKKTNYVVPNPSVVRVGKHNVEYKFGVVKPKMLRCRPKLFKDVVSKFSVEKKVAVEEMGFGLLLKLQCEQLQLGLCGWLIDRFDPSKSSIEVHGKRFNLGPTDFENIMGVKDGGHDVEIRGSKAEIQELKNIHFGRSRHRISGMSKMAEKLKEKKNVDDTFRVRFVLFALATLLCPSISGDLTEKYLHPLRDIDGIKLKNWATFSFNYLVEGLGTFKKKNTSCISGCVLFLKLFYFDLVVHGRTFVNRSLTPIVAWGEKEEVKLVEWIEENGGFNGLDIAVAYDRISSIPISVDEDEVVAVSNDHTELATVEPQSQQKTIDDKAAAELEAKLGSEMSKIEGLTYWQVFQATNILTTNYDLLKLFLLMSEQSKKTFVLNLLEHGTHGL from the exons ATGGTGAAACCCAACAAGAAGACAAACTATGTTGTTCCAAATCCATCTGTAGTTAGAGTTGGTAAGCACAATGTAGAATATAAGTTTGGTGTGGTTAAACCCAAAATGTTGCGATGTCGTCCAAAGCTGTTTAAAGATGTCGTTTCAAAATTTTCTGTTGAAAAAAAAGTTGCAGTAGAAGAAATGGGTTTTGGGCTGTTGTTGAAGCTCCAGTGTGAGCAACTGCAGCTTGGTTTGTGTGGTTGGTTGATTGATAGGTTTGATCCCAGCAAGTCTTCCATTGAGGTACACGGTAAGAGATTCAATCTTGGTCCGACCGACTTTGAGAACATAATGGGGGTCAAAGATGGGGGACATGATGTTGAAATTCGTGGCTCAAAGGCTGAAATACAAGAATTAAAGAACATCCACTTTGGGAGAAGCAGACATCGAATCTCTGGTATGAGTAAAATGGCTGAGAAGTTGAAAGAGAAGAAGAATGTAGATGACACCTTTAGAGTCAGGTTTGTTCTATTTGCATTGGCTACCTTGCTTTGTCCAAGTATTTCAGGTGATTTGACTGAAAAGTATCTACATCCACTAAGGGACATCGATGGTATAAAATTAAAAAATTGGGCAACTTTTTCATTCAATTATCTAGTTGAAGGTCTTGGTACATTCAAGAAGAAAAACACATCTTGTATCAGCGGGTGTGTACTATTCTTGAAGCTGTTTTATTTTGATCTTGTTGTTCATGGAAGAACGTTTGTAAATAGATCATTGACACCTATTGTCGCATGGGGGGAAAAGGAGGAAGTTAAGTTAGTGGAGTGGATTGAAGAAAATGGGGGGTTTAATGGTTTGGACATTGCTGTTGCTTATGACCGTATATCCTCAATCCCAATCAGTGTTGATGAAGATGAGGTGGTGGCTGTGAGCAATGATCACACAGAGCTTGCAACAGTTGAACCACAGTCGCAACAAAAG ACGATTGATGATAAGGCAGCAGCTGAACTGGAAGCTAAACTTGGCAGTGAGATGAGCAAGATTGAAGGCCTTACTTATTGGCAGGTCTTTCAAGCCACTAACATTTTAACCACCAATTATGATCTGCTAAAATTATTTCTTCTCATGTCTGAGCAAAGCAAAAAGACATTTGTTCTAAATTTGTTAGAGCATGGCACCCATGGATTATGA
- the LOC101294030 gene encoding cysteine proteinase RD19a-like → MPRTLSLFLFSSLLFFLARADVDVSDPLIRQVVDGGDESPHHHHHHDHDGEAMLGAEHHFSLFKRKFGKSYASQEEHDYRFSVFKTNMRRAKRHQRLDPTAQHGVTRFSDLTPAEFRKSHLGLRGLKLPADANTAPILPTENLPEDFDWRERGAVTEVKNQGSCGSCWSFSTTGALEGAHFLATGELVSLSEQQLVDCDHECDPEEAGSCDSGCNGGLMNSAFEYTLKAGGLMKEKDYPYTGTDRGTCKFDKTKIAAKVSNFSVVSLDEDQIAANLVKNGPLAVAINAVFMQTYVGGVSCPYICSKRLDHGVLLVGYGSAGYSPVRMKEKPYWIIKNSWGENWGEKGFYKICRGRNICGVDSMVSTVAAVEL, encoded by the exons ATGCCTCGAACTCTCTCTCTCTTCCTCTTCTCCTCTCTCCTCTTCTTCCTCGCCCGCGCCGACGTGGATGTCTCCGATCCGTTGATCCGCCAAGTCGTCGACGGCGGAGATGAATCCCCCCACCACCACCACCACCACGATCACGACGGCGAAGCGATGCTGGGAGCGGAGCACCACTTCTCGCTGTTCAAGAGAAAATTCGGAAAGTCGTACGCGAGCCAGGAGGAGCACGACTACAGATTCTCGGTGTTCAAGACCAACATGAGGAGGGCCAAGAGGCACCAGCGACTGGACCCCACCGCCCAGCACGGCGTCACTCGCTTCTCCGATTTGACTCCGGCCGAGTTCCGGAAGAGCCATTTGGGCCTCCGGGGGCTGAAGCTGCCGGCCGATGCTAACACCGCGCCGATTCTGCCTACCGAGAATCTGCCGGAGGATTTTGACTGGAGAGAGCGTGGAGCTGTTACGGAAGTCAAAAACCAG GGCTCGTGCGGGTCGTGCTGGAGTTTCAGTACCACTGGAGCGTTGGAAGGTGCACACTTCCTTGCGACTGGGGAGCTTGTCAGCCTCAGCGAGCAGCAGCTTGTTGACTGCGATCACGAG TGTGATCCAGAGGAGGCAGGTTCATGCGACTCTGGCTGCAACGGTGGGCTCATGAACAGTGCCTTTGAGTACACACTTAAAGCTGGTGGACTCATGAAGGAAAAAGATTATCCATACACTGGTACTGATCGTGGGACCTGCAAGTTTGACAAGACCAAAATTGCAGCCAAAGTTTCCAACTTCAGTGTTGTCTCCCTTGATGAAGATCAAATTGCTGCCAATCTTGTGAAGAACGGCCCTCTTGCAG TGGCTATCAATGCTGTGTTCATGCAAACATATGTTGGTGGAGTCTCATGCCCCTACATTTGCTCAAAGAGGTTGGACCATGGTGTGTTGTTAGTTGGTTATGGTTCTGCCGGCTACTCTCCCGTCAGAATGAAGGAGAAGCCATACTGGATCATAAAAAACTCATGGGGTGAGAACTGGGGAGAGAAGGGATTCTACAAAATCTGCAGGGGCCGTAATATCTGTGGTGTGGACTCCATGGTTTCAACTGTTGCTGCAGTTGAGCTATAG